In Tribolium castaneum strain GA2 chromosome 4, icTriCast1.1, whole genome shotgun sequence, one DNA window encodes the following:
- the LOC664033 gene encoding chondroadherin — protein MFKFSFLLVFSLLFYHNEALNQLCSVRKAEKNCICKRITDSEDLIATEADCVRTNFDYFPTSEQLPKDLNLLDLSHNSLTKLDATETRFSSVTLETLKLSYNAISFISYGFFAEIPNLRILVLSHNNIESLDSDEIFQKNPKITHLDLSFNFIHVIQAATFSPLVELQVLDLSYNNHSLGESLSQVRTLTDSGLGINPNIVRLSLDNIGLKDVQNGFFSNHTYLTHLSLADNRFTQVPRVPYSVEYLDLSGTDISVLQAKELSYHTLRVLRLERMKMLETIHHYAFYNLEALEELSVKHCRNLREFNELVFGALQKNEETNLRKLSLAGNGLQSLNWTYKYLFRSLDFIDLTDNPWKCDCDILWLQEFENLYKSENVKCSSPLSLRSKQLFDVTDENVPTCYPQKYGKKSHRVLIAFLILLVLILAALVGYLFYYSPSWWSGNRSRGIGPQSPYSASRIGEELT, from the exons ATGTTTAAGTTTAGTTTCCttcttgttttttctttattattttaccaCAACGAGGCCTTAAACCAGCTATGTTCCGTAAGAAAAGCAGAGAAAAACTGTATCTGTAAACGCATCACCGACAGCGAAGATTTAATTGCCACAGAAGCCGACTGCGTAAGAACAAATTTCGACTATTTCCCGACCTCAGAGCAGCTACCTAAAGACCTCAACCTGCTCGACTTATCACACAACTCACTCACAAAACTGGACGCAACCGAAACGCGATTTTCAAGTGTGACCTTAGAAACGTTGAAATTATCTTACAACGCGATTAGTTTCATCAGTTATGGCTTTTTCGCCGAAATTCCCAACCTGAGAATCCTAGTTTTGAGTCACAACAACATCGAAAGTCTCGACAGTGacgaaattttccaaaaaaacccaaaaataaCTCATTTGGATTTGAGTTTCAACTTCATCCATGTGATACAAGCCGCGACTTTCTCGCCCCTTGTAGAATTACAAGTTTTGGATTTGAGTTACAATAACCATTCTCTCGGAGAGTCGTTGAGCCAAGTCCGGACTTTAACCGACTCCGGGCTCGGCATAAACCCCAACATTGTGCGTCTTAGTCTCGACAATATTGGGCTTAAGGACGTCCAAAATGGTTTTTTCAGCAACCATACGTATTTAACGCACTTATCTTTGGCCGATAACCGATTTACTCAAGTCCCGCGAGTTCCATACAGTGTGGAGTATTTGGACTTGTCTGGGACGGACATTTCGGTGCTCCAAGCCAAAGAATTGAGTTACCACACGCTCAGAGTTCTAAGACTCGAACGAATGAAGATGCTTGAGACTATCCACCACTATGCCTTCTATAATTTGGAAGCACTGGAGGAGTTATCGGTGAAACATTGTCGCAATTTGCGGGAGTTTAACGAACTGGTCTTTGGCgctttgcaaaaaaatgaagaaacgaATTTGCGGAAATTGTCTTTGGCTGGGAATGGTTTACAAAGTTTGAATTGGACGTATAAGTACCTCTTCCGAAGTTTGGATTTTATTGATTTGACAGACAATCCGTGGAAATGCGACTGTGACATACTGTGGTTGCAAGAATTTGAGAATTTATACAAAAGTGAAAACGTGAA GTGTTCCTCCCCTTTATCTCTCCGCTCCAAGCAACTTTTCGACGTGACCGACGAAAACGTCCCAACTTGCTACCCCCAAAAGTACGGCAAAAAGTCGCACCGAGTCCTCATCGCCTTTTTAATACTCCTCGTCTTAATTCTGGCGGCTTTGGTCggctatttgttttattactcCCCGAGCTGGTGGAGTGGTAACAGGTCGCGGGGAATCGGCCCCCAGTCACCCTACAGTGCGTCCAGAATCGGCGAAGAATTGACTtaa